CTGATCACTGCTCAGGAAGCCGTCATGAGAGTCCTGCCTTCTCAGCTTGATGAATTGCTTCATCCTATGGTTGATCCTCATGCGGAATCATCAGCAGACGATCTCGCCCACGGATTACCGGCGGGGCCCGGCGGGGCCACGGGACAGATTGTCTTTACGGCCGATGACGCCGAAGCGTGGGCTAAGGACGGTAAGCAGGTCATTCTTGTCCGCAACGAAACATCGCCGGAAGACGTCCACGGCATGCACGCGGCCGAAGCGATCCTCACCGCCAAAGGAGGCATAACCAGCCACGCCGCCCTGGTTGCTCGGGGATGGGGAAAGTGCTGCATCGTTGGCTGCGGCAGTCTCCATATAGATCGCCATCAGAAGACCATCCATGTCAACGGACAGGTTCTGAAGGAGGGCGACTGGATAACGCTCAACGGGACGAAAGGAATTGTCTATGCGGACGAGCTTTCCCTGACGCCGGCCGACCCACTTCGTAATGAATCATTCAAGAAACTTATGACCATCGCTGACGGAGTGAGGACGCTGGGCGTGCGCACCAACGCCGATCGACCGGAAGATGCAGAGCAGGCCCATACATTCGGCGCCGAGGGGATCGGTCTGTGCCGCACTGAACACATGTTCTTCGATCCTGAACGAATCACCGCCATGAGAGAAATGATCGTTGCGGAGACGGAAGAGGCACGGCGAAAGGCGGTCATGAAACTTCTCCCCTTCCAGCGGCACGACTTCTATGAAATCCTCAAGGCGATGCATGACCTCCCGGTTACTATTCGACTTCTCGATCCCCCTCTGCACGAATTCGTTACCCTCACCAGTGAGCAGACTGTGGGACTGGCGCAAAAACTTGAGCTGAACCTGGATAAACTGCAGTCAAGAATCGAATCTCTCCACGAGCTTAATCCCATGCTAGGACACCGCGGATGCCGCCTCGGTATCGCCTATCCTGAAATTACTGAAATGCAGGCACGGGCCATCTTTGAGGCGGCGGCTCAACTTTCCAAAGAGGACGTTAAGGTGCTACCGGAAGTGATGATTCCGCTTGTGGGCACTGCCGCCGAGTTTGAGCACCAAGAAGCTATCGTGCGCAAGGTGGCTGACGAAGTCAAGAGTGAGACAGGCGTGAACTTCCCCTACCTTGTGGGAACCATGATTGAGATTCCGCGGGCGTGCCTTACAGCCGACGAAATTGCACCGAAGGCCGAGTTTTTCTCCTTCGGCACCAACGACCTGACTCAGACTACCTACGGCTTCTCCCGCGATGATATCGGCGGATTTCTGCCGAGTTATCTCGAAGAAGAAATCCTACCGCACGATCCGTTCCAGTCGCTGGATCAGTCAGGTGTGGGGCAGCTCGTCCAGATGGGTGTGGAGAAGGGTCGCGC
This Candidatus Neomarinimicrobiota bacterium DNA region includes the following protein-coding sequences:
- the ppdK gene encoding pyruvate, phosphate dikinase, whose protein sequence is MKYVYFFGDGTADGSADMKELLGGKGANLAEMTNLGIPVPPGFTITTDVCTHFYEHDKQYPSELEKQVTDALQQTETVMGRKFGDPADPLLISVRSGAAVSMPGMMETVLNVGLTSKTIPGLIEKSGSARFVWDAYRRLIMMYSDVVMEKAAGVEPEDGIGIRERLEELIEERKTAKEVQLDTELSAEDWEELSDLFKKTVKDVLGAQFPDDPYDQLWGGVGAVFQSWNGRRAVSYRRIEGLPDEMGTAVNVQAMVFGNMGDSCATGVGFTRNPATGDNHFYGEWLSNAQGEDVVAGIRTPNPLNEWGRGDQNAHLPTLKEAMPEIYTQLDEIRSNLETHYRDMQDIEFTIENDRLWMLQTRVGKRNGAAAIKMAVDMHQEELITAQEAVMRVLPSQLDELLHPMVDPHAESSADDLAHGLPAGPGGATGQIVFTADDAEAWAKDGKQVILVRNETSPEDVHGMHAAEAILTAKGGITSHAALVARGWGKCCIVGCGSLHIDRHQKTIHVNGQVLKEGDWITLNGTKGIVYADELSLTPADPLRNESFKKLMTIADGVRTLGVRTNADRPEDAEQAHTFGAEGIGLCRTEHMFFDPERITAMREMIVAETEEARRKAVMKLLPFQRHDFYEILKAMHDLPVTIRLLDPPLHEFVTLTSEQTVGLAQKLELNLDKLQSRIESLHELNPMLGHRGCRLGIAYPEITEMQARAIFEAAAQLSKEDVKVLPEVMIPLVGTAAEFEHQEAIVRKVADEVKSETGVNFPYLVGTMIEIPRACLTADEIAPKAEFFSFGTNDLTQTTYGFSRDDIGGFLPSYLEEEILPHDPFQSLDQSGVGQLVQMGVEKGRAVKDDLKIGICGEHGGDPASIDFCYRSGLDYVSCSPFRVPIARLAAAQAVIVNE